The segment AAGAAATCAaccaaatctgtgtgtgtgtgtgtgtgtgtgtgaggaagtaTTCATACGTAACCCACTTTGTAATCGTTaccattttcataagtaactgtcattgaattacactttttattttaaaaaattagaaacagattagttatatttatattgtaattttattagtaaCTCCCCAACACTGATAATGTAGTATAAGTAATAACTTTACTCATCAATGCAAAATCAGATCTTAACCTCTAATTTTCCTTGCTGATTCTACAGAGAATCTAGAGTCTTAAGCGCTCTTTACCATCATTTAATCTAGCACTCATCTTTAAACAGTCTTTTTCAGAATCTCATATCTCAACTGTTCCTCCTTTGAACTCATTATGTGTCAAAGCCTTATTATTTTCCTCCTTCATAAGCCTGGCACAGCCCCAACATAGCTTTTAATCGTGGCATAATTCAGGTatgtttctctcacacacacacacacacacacacacactctcagtatAACCATATTAGGATATGAAAACAGTACTACAAGtactaaataattttttgattAATTGTCATTTGCACCTTTTTTGAGGATtaatacttattaaaaaaaaaaataagttactcAAATACTCGGTTTAGAAAagtaaaaattcagttttgtggtcattttttaaaaaatgcaaactagaccaaaaaaaaaaaaaaaaaatctacatatgaACAGTATTCATAGAGAAGCTTATAGAAAAGCTTTAGACATTATAGCGGGGTGAGGCACTCAAAAGCAGACAGAAACTAATATGAGTGATGCTACAACAGACACAGATCATACTGGAGTATCTGTCCGTTGAATGTCTTGTCATAGACACTTCCAACATTTCACTAGACTTTTATTTCACTGCTTGTTGTATGTTATATAACTTGCAcgtgaaaaataaaatcttgaatcctTCTTTTGAATAGTTATAGAAACTTTTGAAACAAACCATACAAGAATGCAGCACCATTTTACATTTATAGTTTATAGTATAGTTATTTATAGCATTAAAAGGTGGTCAAAATAAAGTCCAAATGGTAAAGTTTTAAAGCTCTTTTGTTCACAGGATCCAGATAATATGGACACATAAGCCAAGCTAAAGTAGTTTTAAAATCAAGCAGACCTATTTCTCCCTGCATAGCTTTAAGTGTTAAGCAGCATCAGTGTAAGATAAGCAACAATTAAATGCCTCTTTCTAATACAAGTTATCTCCCTGCCACCATACCATcgtacaacaaaaaaacaaacaaggaacATAAGAATAGCAAAGGTGACAAATTGTATTGACAGATAAGTTAAAAGCAATTTGGCTCGATTCCTGTAGCTAATGCATATTGTTTAATTatatcaaaaatgttatttttatatatgtttttacgcTTCCAGACCCTCCCCACATCCATAACCTCGACAAAGATTGGCTCaatgataatatttattttcccaaATTGTTTACTGTCCTCGTTTAGAAGGAGGCACAAGGTGATCAGGAAGATCAGCAGGTAACTCGTGACCTTCCAGTTTGACCTTGATGAGGTGGTTAGCCAAGGCAAACTCTTCATCGTCCAGGAACCCATCCTTATCCACATCAGCAAGCTTCCAGATCTTTCCTAGAACATTATTAGGCAGCTTGGATTTGACCATCTCCTTCTTGGCCATGGCACCAGAGACCTTCCCGTTGACGGGTGACAGGGTGTAGAAGATCTCGTCGTAAGTTGGCTTGTCTTTTGCCACGATCCACTCCAGCTCATCAATGCCTTCACCAGCACCCTCTCCATAGCCATGCCCGAAGGGTCCATTCATGGTGCCGTCAAAGGCACCACCCTGGACCACCTGGCTGGGCATGGCAGCCTCCTCCTGCCGAACGAGGGTCATGAGTTTGGCGATATCATTGGCCAGCATATCCTCCACTGCTTCCACAAGCTTGGGCTTCAGTCCCTGAAACTTAGTGAAGTCTTGACCAGCGAGGACTTCCTAAtaatgaggacaaaaaaaaaaaaagaaaaaagaaaaggtatTTTCTATCCTTACAGGGTGtgacaatatttttaaattaaaactgttcttaataactaaaataaaaataaaaccatttcatAAAACAAGTCTAAACTGTTATAAAACGACTTCTCTTAAAAAAGTATACTTTATTATCATATTGTACTTTGAAACTCCCAACAAAAATTATACATTCAAATTATCTTCTGGGAGAGATGGGACTATTACCATACCTGCATTTTACTGAGTTTAGGGAAATCACCAGGAGAGATCTGTTGTTCTTTTTCAATCCTTGCATATATTTCACCCAGGTTAGCAATGAGCTCCTTTTTCTTATTCTCCTTCCCAAAAACATTTGGCATTTCTTTCTTCAGAGCACTGATGATGTACGCATGAACCTAGAGTTAGAGAAAACGGTTTTGTcatcatatataatatttgaaaataagtgTTACCGTGTATATGGATATGTTAACAATTTGTCATTCTGTAaaatttaacaattaaattaatgaCAACATTAAGATATTATGCAGCAAAAACAgtcataacatttataataagaagaaatgttccttgagcatcaaataaatatattagaatgatttctgaaggatcacgtgacactggagactgaagtaatgatgctgaaaattcagccgaAAATTCAGCTgtcatcacaggagtaaattacatttttaaaagatattaaaaatgtaaaaaaaaactaaaattaaatatataaaggaaGAGGACAATCAGGAAGAAGAGTCATAGAGTCTGGGATGATGATTCTTTACTTAATAAACAATTATTCTtgggcagtcatggcctaatggataGAGTCGGACTCGTAACTCAAGGGTCACGGGTTCGAGTCTCATGTCCGGCAGGAACTGTCCATGGGGGGAATGAATGCCCAGCGCCCTCTTCCAGCTTTAATACCAGGACTGAAGTTAGACCTTTGAGCAAGGTACTAAACccaactgctctgggtgtgtgtgtgttcacttggaTGGGTGACGAGCAGAACACAAGATCtaggtatgggtcaccatactttgtgTGATGACTTCACTAATTAAGTGATCACATGAAAGGTTTATAAAGTGATCACATGAGGGCAGCAAACACCAGATTACTAATTcaatcaaaattcataaaaagtactttaaatgttttaagtatgTGCCAAAACACCCCCTCCCCCTTACTTTATTATAAAAGTAACTAACTATGAAAGGCTTAATTTCTTACTTTGGCTAGACGGGCCCGTTTGATAAGGTCGTTCAGCTTGCGCAGCGCTGCATTTCGTGGAAGTCCCTGGATGTCACGGAAAAGGTCTTGTTCCTCTGCCTCAAACAGTTTCCTGTTATCTGCAACCAGGAGAGGCTGAGCCCAGAAAGAGCCAATGTAGACTCGGATGACCTCTGGGGTGTTGACAATTTTACCGAGCGACCACATGAGGGCACCATACACCCGCATCAGCTGCTGGGTCCCAATCTGATCAGCTTTGTTGAGCACCACCCGCATCTTGTCCTCGTGATTTTTCAGAGCTCGGATCACCTCTGAGAACTCATCTGAGATGTCCAACTTGTGTGCGTCAAAGAGAAGAATAATGCGGTCCACGCGTTCAGCGAACCATTCGAGCACTGCAGCAAAGTCATAACCTGCAAACAGAGATGAGACATTTTTTCACATTAAATGATCAAAAAGTATGGCAAAAGGAACTTGTTTGTGTATGTGAGCCTCTCTGAAAAACCACAACCCAACACTTCTCTTTCTAGCCAGATAAAGAGCAGATGTGTAACCCTAGAACTTCCTGATCTGGCCCACATCACTCCACAAAACCAACTAGGCACGAACAAGCACAAATCCACAAACAGGCAAActcaacaatacaaaataaaataaaatgtggttTTCCTGTCCACGGAAAGTAGTAAACCCTTCACATAACAGAACCCATGTCCTTCTCATCAGTCCTCTTGCATGACAATGCTTTTGGCTCATGAAGGTGGAGTACAGCTGGCCTttcacaggagaaaaaaaaaaatgatgaagagGCGTCAAGTTTACTACAGCCAAATTGACATCACATCCACTCATGCTGACAAACAGGAAAAATTATAAACTGTCCCACGGGCAATCCTTCCTCTCCCATGGTTGGTTATTTTCTTGcataatggttttaaaaaaaacacagggaACAATGGAAATCTGAGTAAAATGTTTTGACAGTGGTCAAGGAGATGACGATGtgtcaaaaataaatttaagatGCTGGGATACGAAACGAATGGAAAAAGTATGTGTACGCCACAAGAAATGTTAGAGATTTTCTCTTGGGTATTTTGATGTCTTCAAGAAGCCAAACGCACAAGCTGGATGCATATTTTTACAACAAGGGTTAGCATAAATATAGCTGGACTTCACAAATTCGGGTCACTTGCCAAAAAGCTGCTTATGTGATCTTGAGGCCAAAGGTTTAATCTTCAGAGATATCTCTATATGCAATTATACACTTGCTAAACCCAGGATTTCTGGCCCAACTCTCTTGGTTACAGAGACAGAAGTTAACAATTTATGTTTGGATTGTGTAGAGAGTGTGTGGAAGGCAGGAAAGAATGCGCCCCAGCTCACAACAGTTGTGTCAACGTCAGCAGGATGTGAAATCTGCATCTAATTCCAACATGGGCGTTT is part of the Carassius auratus strain Wakin chromosome 10, ASM336829v1, whole genome shotgun sequence genome and harbors:
- the LOC113109811 gene encoding EH domain-containing protein 1-like; protein product: MFRWANNDGKKKDPELFQTVSDGLKRLYRTKLFPLEDTYRFHDFHSPALEDADFDNKPMVLLVGQYSTGKTTFIRHLMEQDFPGMRIGPEPTTDSFIAVMHGDQESLIPGNALVVDPKKPFRKLNAFGNAFLNRFVCAQMPNPVLDSISIIDTPGILSGEKQRISRGYDFAAVLEWFAERVDRIILLFDAHKLDISDEFSEVIRALKNHEDKMRVVLNKADQIGTQQLMRVYGALMWSLGKIVNTPEVIRVYIGSFWAQPLLVADNRKLFEAEEQDLFRDIQGLPRNAALRKLNDLIKRARLAKVHAYIISALKKEMPNVFGKENKKKELIANLGEIYARIEKEQQISPGDFPKLSKMQEVLAGQDFTKFQGLKPKLVEAVEDMLANDIAKLMTLVRQEEAAMPSQVVQGGAFDGTMNGPFGHGYGEGAGEGIDELEWIVAKDKPTYDEIFYTLSPVNGKVSGAMAKKEMVKSKLPNNVLGKIWKLADVDKDGFLDDEEFALANHLIKVKLEGHELPADLPDHLVPPSKRGQ